A single window of Onychostoma macrolepis isolate SWU-2019 chromosome 16, ASM1243209v1, whole genome shotgun sequence DNA harbors:
- the u2af2a gene encoding U2 small nuclear RNA auxiliary factor 2a isoform X4 — protein sequence MSDFDEFERQLTENKQADRDKENKHHRRSGSRSRSRDRDRKRRSRDQDRERRGGSRDRHGDSKDRRHRRSRSPHREKKKIKVKKYWDVPPPGFEHITPMQYKAMQAAGQIPATALLPTMTPEGLAVTPTPVPVVGSQMTRQARRLYVGNIPFGITEESMMDFFNAQMRLGGLTQAPGNPVLAVQINQDKNFAFLEFRSVDETTQAMAFDGIIFQGQSLKIRRPHDYQPLPGMSENPSVYVPGVVSTVVPDSAHKLFIGGLPNYLNDDQVKELLTSFGPLKAFNLVKDSATGLSKGYAFCEYVDVNISDQAIAGLNGMQLGDKKLLVQRASVGSKNTTLTGINQTPVTLQVPGLVNSSVTQMGGIPTEVLCLMNMVAPEELLDDEEYEEIVEDVREECSKYGQVKSIEIPRPVDGVEVPGTGKIFVEFMSVFDSQKAMQGLTGRKFANRVVVTKYCDPDAYHRRDFW from the exons ATGTCCGATTTTGACGAGTTTGAGAGACAGCTGACCGAAAACAAGCAAG CGGACAGAGACAAGGAGAACAAGCACCACCGGCGCAGTGGCTCGAGAAGTCGCAGCAGAGACCGGGACAGGAAAAGAAGGAGCCGGGACCAAGACAGAGAAAGGAGAGGAGGCAGCCGAGATCGTCATGGAGACAGCAAGGACCGCAGACACAGACGCAg TCGCTCTCCACACCGTGAGAAGAAAAAGattaaagtgaaaaaatatTGGGATGTTCCTCCTCCTGGATTTGAACACATCACACCAATGCAGTACAAAGCCATGCAGG CTGCCGGTCAGATCCCAGCCACTGCTTTGCTACCCACAATGACCCCTGAGGGTCTGGCTGTGACCCCAACACCTGTTCCTGTCGTGGGCAGTCAGATGACTCGACAGGCCCGGCGGCTTTATGTCGGCAACATCCCATTTGGCATCACAGAG gagTCTATGATGGACTTCTTCAATGCTCAGATGCGTTTGGGTGGCCTGACTCAGGCCCCAGGTAACCCAGTACTTGCTGTTCAGATCAACCAGGACAAGAATTTTGCCTTTTTGGAG TTTCGTTCGGTGGATGAAACGACACAAGCCATGGCATTTGATGGCATAATTTTCCAGGGACAGAGTTTAAAGATTCGCAGGCCCCACGACTACCAGCCTCTGCCAGGCATGAGTGAGAATCCCAGTGTCTATGTCCCAG GCGTCGTCTCCACGGTGGTGCCTGATTCGGCCCATAAACTCTTCATTGGCGGTCTGCCAAATTACCTCAACGATGACCAG GTCAAGGAATTGCTGACATCGTTTGGCCCTCTGAAGGCCTTTAATTTGGTGAAAGACAGTGCAACAGGCCTTTCTAAGGGCTATGCCTTCTGTGAATATGTTGACGTCAATATCAGTGACCAG GCCATTGCGGGCCTAAACGGGATGCAGCTGGGTGACAAGAAACTCCTGGTACAGAGAGCAAGCGTCGGCTCCAAGAACACCACACTG ACGGGTATAAACCAGACACCAGTTACCCTTCAAGTTCCAGGTCTCGTGAACAGCTCGGTGACTCAGATGGGGGGCATTCCCACAGAAGTATTGTGTCTGATGAACATGGTGGCTCCAGAGGAGCTGCTGGATGATGAAGAGTATGAGGAGATCGTGGAAGACGTCAGAGAGGAGTGCTCCAAATACGGCCAGGTCAAGAGCATCGAGATCCCACGTCCCGTCGATGGCGTGGAAGTTCCTGGCACTGGAAAG aTCTTCGTGGAGTTCATGTCAGTGTTTGACTCCCAGAAGGCAATGCAAGGCTTAACAGGAAGGAAATTCGCCAACAGAGTGGTGGTGACTAAATACTGCGACCCTGATGCCTACCACCGCCGCGACTTCTGGTAG
- the u2af2a gene encoding U2 small nuclear RNA auxiliary factor 2a isoform X1 — protein MSDFDEFERQLTENKQADRDKENKHHRRSGSRSRSRDRDRKRRSRDQDRERRGGSRDRHGDSKDRRHRRSRSPHREKKKIKVKKYWDVPPPGFEHITPMQYKAMQAAGQIPATALLPTMTPEGLAVTPTPVPVVGSQMTRQARRLYVGNIPFGITEESMMDFFNAQMRLGGLTQAPGNPVLAVQINQDKNFAFLEFRSVDETTQAMAFDGIIFQGQSLKIRRPHDYQPLPGMSENPSVYVPGTSLFCSPNSCVVSTVVPDSAHKLFIGGLPNYLNDDQVKELLTSFGPLKAFNLVKDSATGLSKGYAFCEYVDVNISDQAHSLLSQAIAGLNGMQLGDKKLLVQRASVGSKNTTLTGINQTPVTLQVPGLVNSSVTQMGGIPTEVLCLMNMVAPEELLDDEEYEEIVEDVREECSKYGQVKSIEIPRPVDGVEVPGTGKIFVEFMSVFDSQKAMQGLTGRKFANRVVVTKYCDPDAYHRRDFW, from the exons ATGTCCGATTTTGACGAGTTTGAGAGACAGCTGACCGAAAACAAGCAAG CGGACAGAGACAAGGAGAACAAGCACCACCGGCGCAGTGGCTCGAGAAGTCGCAGCAGAGACCGGGACAGGAAAAGAAGGAGCCGGGACCAAGACAGAGAAAGGAGAGGAGGCAGCCGAGATCGTCATGGAGACAGCAAGGACCGCAGACACAGACGCAg TCGCTCTCCACACCGTGAGAAGAAAAAGattaaagtgaaaaaatatTGGGATGTTCCTCCTCCTGGATTTGAACACATCACACCAATGCAGTACAAAGCCATGCAGG CTGCCGGTCAGATCCCAGCCACTGCTTTGCTACCCACAATGACCCCTGAGGGTCTGGCTGTGACCCCAACACCTGTTCCTGTCGTGGGCAGTCAGATGACTCGACAGGCCCGGCGGCTTTATGTCGGCAACATCCCATTTGGCATCACAGAG gagTCTATGATGGACTTCTTCAATGCTCAGATGCGTTTGGGTGGCCTGACTCAGGCCCCAGGTAACCCAGTACTTGCTGTTCAGATCAACCAGGACAAGAATTTTGCCTTTTTGGAG TTTCGTTCGGTGGATGAAACGACACAAGCCATGGCATTTGATGGCATAATTTTCCAGGGACAGAGTTTAAAGATTCGCAGGCCCCACGACTACCAGCCTCTGCCAGGCATGAGTGAGAATCCCAGTGTCTATGTCCCAGGCACGTCTCTCTTTTGCTCCCCCAATTCTT GCGTCGTCTCCACGGTGGTGCCTGATTCGGCCCATAAACTCTTCATTGGCGGTCTGCCAAATTACCTCAACGATGACCAG GTCAAGGAATTGCTGACATCGTTTGGCCCTCTGAAGGCCTTTAATTTGGTGAAAGACAGTGCAACAGGCCTTTCTAAGGGCTATGCCTTCTGTGAATATGTTGACGTCAATATCAGTGACCAG GCACACTCTTTACTCTCACAGGCCATTGCGGGCCTAAACGGGATGCAGCTGGGTGACAAGAAACTCCTGGTACAGAGAGCAAGCGTCGGCTCCAAGAACACCACACTG ACGGGTATAAACCAGACACCAGTTACCCTTCAAGTTCCAGGTCTCGTGAACAGCTCGGTGACTCAGATGGGGGGCATTCCCACAGAAGTATTGTGTCTGATGAACATGGTGGCTCCAGAGGAGCTGCTGGATGATGAAGAGTATGAGGAGATCGTGGAAGACGTCAGAGAGGAGTGCTCCAAATACGGCCAGGTCAAGAGCATCGAGATCCCACGTCCCGTCGATGGCGTGGAAGTTCCTGGCACTGGAAAG aTCTTCGTGGAGTTCATGTCAGTGTTTGACTCCCAGAAGGCAATGCAAGGCTTAACAGGAAGGAAATTCGCCAACAGAGTGGTGGTGACTAAATACTGCGACCCTGATGCCTACCACCGCCGCGACTTCTGGTAG
- the u2af2a gene encoding U2 small nuclear RNA auxiliary factor 2a isoform X2 has product MSDFDEFERQLTENKQADRDKENKHHRRSGSRSRSRDRDRKRRSRDQDRERRGGSRDRHGDSKDRRHRRSRSPHREKKKIKVKKYWDVPPPGFEHITPMQYKAMQAAGQIPATALLPTMTPEGLAVTPTPVPVVGSQMTRQARRLYVGNIPFGITEESMMDFFNAQMRLGGLTQAPGNPVLAVQINQDKNFAFLEFRSVDETTQAMAFDGIIFQGQSLKIRRPHDYQPLPGMSENPSVYVPGTSLFCSPNSCVVSTVVPDSAHKLFIGGLPNYLNDDQVKELLTSFGPLKAFNLVKDSATGLSKGYAFCEYVDVNISDQAIAGLNGMQLGDKKLLVQRASVGSKNTTLTGINQTPVTLQVPGLVNSSVTQMGGIPTEVLCLMNMVAPEELLDDEEYEEIVEDVREECSKYGQVKSIEIPRPVDGVEVPGTGKIFVEFMSVFDSQKAMQGLTGRKFANRVVVTKYCDPDAYHRRDFW; this is encoded by the exons ATGTCCGATTTTGACGAGTTTGAGAGACAGCTGACCGAAAACAAGCAAG CGGACAGAGACAAGGAGAACAAGCACCACCGGCGCAGTGGCTCGAGAAGTCGCAGCAGAGACCGGGACAGGAAAAGAAGGAGCCGGGACCAAGACAGAGAAAGGAGAGGAGGCAGCCGAGATCGTCATGGAGACAGCAAGGACCGCAGACACAGACGCAg TCGCTCTCCACACCGTGAGAAGAAAAAGattaaagtgaaaaaatatTGGGATGTTCCTCCTCCTGGATTTGAACACATCACACCAATGCAGTACAAAGCCATGCAGG CTGCCGGTCAGATCCCAGCCACTGCTTTGCTACCCACAATGACCCCTGAGGGTCTGGCTGTGACCCCAACACCTGTTCCTGTCGTGGGCAGTCAGATGACTCGACAGGCCCGGCGGCTTTATGTCGGCAACATCCCATTTGGCATCACAGAG gagTCTATGATGGACTTCTTCAATGCTCAGATGCGTTTGGGTGGCCTGACTCAGGCCCCAGGTAACCCAGTACTTGCTGTTCAGATCAACCAGGACAAGAATTTTGCCTTTTTGGAG TTTCGTTCGGTGGATGAAACGACACAAGCCATGGCATTTGATGGCATAATTTTCCAGGGACAGAGTTTAAAGATTCGCAGGCCCCACGACTACCAGCCTCTGCCAGGCATGAGTGAGAATCCCAGTGTCTATGTCCCAGGCACGTCTCTCTTTTGCTCCCCCAATTCTT GCGTCGTCTCCACGGTGGTGCCTGATTCGGCCCATAAACTCTTCATTGGCGGTCTGCCAAATTACCTCAACGATGACCAG GTCAAGGAATTGCTGACATCGTTTGGCCCTCTGAAGGCCTTTAATTTGGTGAAAGACAGTGCAACAGGCCTTTCTAAGGGCTATGCCTTCTGTGAATATGTTGACGTCAATATCAGTGACCAG GCCATTGCGGGCCTAAACGGGATGCAGCTGGGTGACAAGAAACTCCTGGTACAGAGAGCAAGCGTCGGCTCCAAGAACACCACACTG ACGGGTATAAACCAGACACCAGTTACCCTTCAAGTTCCAGGTCTCGTGAACAGCTCGGTGACTCAGATGGGGGGCATTCCCACAGAAGTATTGTGTCTGATGAACATGGTGGCTCCAGAGGAGCTGCTGGATGATGAAGAGTATGAGGAGATCGTGGAAGACGTCAGAGAGGAGTGCTCCAAATACGGCCAGGTCAAGAGCATCGAGATCCCACGTCCCGTCGATGGCGTGGAAGTTCCTGGCACTGGAAAG aTCTTCGTGGAGTTCATGTCAGTGTTTGACTCCCAGAAGGCAATGCAAGGCTTAACAGGAAGGAAATTCGCCAACAGAGTGGTGGTGACTAAATACTGCGACCCTGATGCCTACCACCGCCGCGACTTCTGGTAG
- the u2af2a gene encoding U2 small nuclear RNA auxiliary factor 2a isoform X5: MQYKAMQAAGQIPATALLPTMTPEGLAVTPTPVPVVGSQMTRQARRLYVGNIPFGITEESMMDFFNAQMRLGGLTQAPGNPVLAVQINQDKNFAFLEFRSVDETTQAMAFDGIIFQGQSLKIRRPHDYQPLPGMSENPSVYVPGTSLFCSPNSCVVSTVVPDSAHKLFIGGLPNYLNDDQVKELLTSFGPLKAFNLVKDSATGLSKGYAFCEYVDVNISDQAHSLLSQAIAGLNGMQLGDKKLLVQRASVGSKNTTLTGINQTPVTLQVPGLVNSSVTQMGGIPTEVLCLMNMVAPEELLDDEEYEEIVEDVREECSKYGQVKSIEIPRPVDGVEVPGTGKIFVEFMSVFDSQKAMQGLTGRKFANRVVVTKYCDPDAYHRRDFW, translated from the exons ATGCAGTACAAAGCCATGCAGG CTGCCGGTCAGATCCCAGCCACTGCTTTGCTACCCACAATGACCCCTGAGGGTCTGGCTGTGACCCCAACACCTGTTCCTGTCGTGGGCAGTCAGATGACTCGACAGGCCCGGCGGCTTTATGTCGGCAACATCCCATTTGGCATCACAGAG gagTCTATGATGGACTTCTTCAATGCTCAGATGCGTTTGGGTGGCCTGACTCAGGCCCCAGGTAACCCAGTACTTGCTGTTCAGATCAACCAGGACAAGAATTTTGCCTTTTTGGAG TTTCGTTCGGTGGATGAAACGACACAAGCCATGGCATTTGATGGCATAATTTTCCAGGGACAGAGTTTAAAGATTCGCAGGCCCCACGACTACCAGCCTCTGCCAGGCATGAGTGAGAATCCCAGTGTCTATGTCCCAGGCACGTCTCTCTTTTGCTCCCCCAATTCTT GCGTCGTCTCCACGGTGGTGCCTGATTCGGCCCATAAACTCTTCATTGGCGGTCTGCCAAATTACCTCAACGATGACCAG GTCAAGGAATTGCTGACATCGTTTGGCCCTCTGAAGGCCTTTAATTTGGTGAAAGACAGTGCAACAGGCCTTTCTAAGGGCTATGCCTTCTGTGAATATGTTGACGTCAATATCAGTGACCAG GCACACTCTTTACTCTCACAGGCCATTGCGGGCCTAAACGGGATGCAGCTGGGTGACAAGAAACTCCTGGTACAGAGAGCAAGCGTCGGCTCCAAGAACACCACACTG ACGGGTATAAACCAGACACCAGTTACCCTTCAAGTTCCAGGTCTCGTGAACAGCTCGGTGACTCAGATGGGGGGCATTCCCACAGAAGTATTGTGTCTGATGAACATGGTGGCTCCAGAGGAGCTGCTGGATGATGAAGAGTATGAGGAGATCGTGGAAGACGTCAGAGAGGAGTGCTCCAAATACGGCCAGGTCAAGAGCATCGAGATCCCACGTCCCGTCGATGGCGTGGAAGTTCCTGGCACTGGAAAG aTCTTCGTGGAGTTCATGTCAGTGTTTGACTCCCAGAAGGCAATGCAAGGCTTAACAGGAAGGAAATTCGCCAACAGAGTGGTGGTGACTAAATACTGCGACCCTGATGCCTACCACCGCCGCGACTTCTGGTAG
- the u2af2a gene encoding U2 small nuclear RNA auxiliary factor 2a isoform X3 has product MSDFDEFERQLTENKQADRDKENKHHRRSGSRSRSRDRDRKRRSRDQDRERRGGSRDRHGDSKDRRHRRSRSPHREKKKIKVKKYWDVPPPGFEHITPMQYKAMQAAGQIPATALLPTMTPEGLAVTPTPVPVVGSQMTRQARRLYVGNIPFGITEESMMDFFNAQMRLGGLTQAPGNPVLAVQINQDKNFAFLEFRSVDETTQAMAFDGIIFQGQSLKIRRPHDYQPLPGMSENPSVYVPGVVSTVVPDSAHKLFIGGLPNYLNDDQVKELLTSFGPLKAFNLVKDSATGLSKGYAFCEYVDVNISDQAHSLLSQAIAGLNGMQLGDKKLLVQRASVGSKNTTLTGINQTPVTLQVPGLVNSSVTQMGGIPTEVLCLMNMVAPEELLDDEEYEEIVEDVREECSKYGQVKSIEIPRPVDGVEVPGTGKIFVEFMSVFDSQKAMQGLTGRKFANRVVVTKYCDPDAYHRRDFW; this is encoded by the exons ATGTCCGATTTTGACGAGTTTGAGAGACAGCTGACCGAAAACAAGCAAG CGGACAGAGACAAGGAGAACAAGCACCACCGGCGCAGTGGCTCGAGAAGTCGCAGCAGAGACCGGGACAGGAAAAGAAGGAGCCGGGACCAAGACAGAGAAAGGAGAGGAGGCAGCCGAGATCGTCATGGAGACAGCAAGGACCGCAGACACAGACGCAg TCGCTCTCCACACCGTGAGAAGAAAAAGattaaagtgaaaaaatatTGGGATGTTCCTCCTCCTGGATTTGAACACATCACACCAATGCAGTACAAAGCCATGCAGG CTGCCGGTCAGATCCCAGCCACTGCTTTGCTACCCACAATGACCCCTGAGGGTCTGGCTGTGACCCCAACACCTGTTCCTGTCGTGGGCAGTCAGATGACTCGACAGGCCCGGCGGCTTTATGTCGGCAACATCCCATTTGGCATCACAGAG gagTCTATGATGGACTTCTTCAATGCTCAGATGCGTTTGGGTGGCCTGACTCAGGCCCCAGGTAACCCAGTACTTGCTGTTCAGATCAACCAGGACAAGAATTTTGCCTTTTTGGAG TTTCGTTCGGTGGATGAAACGACACAAGCCATGGCATTTGATGGCATAATTTTCCAGGGACAGAGTTTAAAGATTCGCAGGCCCCACGACTACCAGCCTCTGCCAGGCATGAGTGAGAATCCCAGTGTCTATGTCCCAG GCGTCGTCTCCACGGTGGTGCCTGATTCGGCCCATAAACTCTTCATTGGCGGTCTGCCAAATTACCTCAACGATGACCAG GTCAAGGAATTGCTGACATCGTTTGGCCCTCTGAAGGCCTTTAATTTGGTGAAAGACAGTGCAACAGGCCTTTCTAAGGGCTATGCCTTCTGTGAATATGTTGACGTCAATATCAGTGACCAG GCACACTCTTTACTCTCACAGGCCATTGCGGGCCTAAACGGGATGCAGCTGGGTGACAAGAAACTCCTGGTACAGAGAGCAAGCGTCGGCTCCAAGAACACCACACTG ACGGGTATAAACCAGACACCAGTTACCCTTCAAGTTCCAGGTCTCGTGAACAGCTCGGTGACTCAGATGGGGGGCATTCCCACAGAAGTATTGTGTCTGATGAACATGGTGGCTCCAGAGGAGCTGCTGGATGATGAAGAGTATGAGGAGATCGTGGAAGACGTCAGAGAGGAGTGCTCCAAATACGGCCAGGTCAAGAGCATCGAGATCCCACGTCCCGTCGATGGCGTGGAAGTTCCTGGCACTGGAAAG aTCTTCGTGGAGTTCATGTCAGTGTTTGACTCCCAGAAGGCAATGCAAGGCTTAACAGGAAGGAAATTCGCCAACAGAGTGGTGGTGACTAAATACTGCGACCCTGATGCCTACCACCGCCGCGACTTCTGGTAG